A region of Gloeocapsopsis sp. IPPAS B-1203 DNA encodes the following proteins:
- a CDS encoding TSUP family transporter, whose translation MMSELVILCLFSFFAGLIDSIVGGGGLIQLPALLIVLPNTNLPLLLGTNKLASIAGTSVAAIRFSLYLKLHFLIVIMAAIAAFIFSFVGASTVSIINPDILRPLILGLLTIVAIYTFLKKDLGSQYLFYTARARQIILALIIGCVIGFYDGFLGPGTGSFLIFAFVGMIGFDFLRASASAKVVNFCTNLAALVYFIPTHNVIYSFALPMAACNIVGAIIGTKLAILKGNAFIRNLFLIIVCVLIIKLTHDIFFG comes from the coding sequence ATGATGTCAGAATTAGTAATTCTTTGTTTATTTTCTTTTTTTGCTGGTTTAATTGACTCAATTGTTGGTGGAGGAGGTTTAATTCAGCTTCCGGCACTTTTAATTGTTTTACCTAATACAAATTTACCATTATTATTAGGAACAAATAAACTTGCTTCAATTGCTGGAACATCTGTAGCGGCAATTCGCTTTTCTCTGTATCTAAAATTACATTTTTTAATTGTGATTATGGCGGCGATCGCTGCTTTTATTTTCTCTTTTGTTGGCGCTAGCACTGTTAGTATTATTAACCCTGATATTTTACGTCCTTTAATTCTTGGATTATTGACTATTGTTGCTATCTACACTTTTCTTAAGAAAGATCTTGGCTCGCAATACTTGTTTTATACAGCGCGTGCAAGACAAATTATTCTTGCTCTAATTATTGGATGTGTAATCGGTTTTTATGATGGCTTTCTAGGGCCTGGAACTGGCAGTTTTTTAATATTTGCCTTTGTTGGAATGATTGGCTTTGATTTCTTAAGAGCTTCTGCCTCTGCTAAAGTCGTAAATTTTTGCACTAATCTAGCTGCTTTAGTGTATTTCATCCCTACTCATAATGTTATTTACTCCTTTGCTTTACCAATGGCTGCGTGTAATATTGTCGGAGCTATAATTGGAACTAAATTAGCCATTCTTAAAGGAAATGCTTTTATTCGCAATTTATTTTTAATAATAGTTTGTGTTTTAATCATAAAGCTTACTCATGACATATTTTTTGGTTAA
- a CDS encoding LD-carboxypeptidase, protein MKNCQLPPLLKPGDLLRVIAPSGALRELEAFHQGVEIWRKRGYRIEISADIDNRWGYLAGKDGDRRIQLLNAWKDPACRGILCARGGYGSARILEDWTWQVYELAKNQKKPSSLTPHPRLRPAGLRLASLTLTPLTKWLIGFSDITALLWSLSTVGISGVHAPVLTTLAKEPDWSVQRLFDLVESHTITSLTGTGWGGGSASGILLPANLTVATHLLGTPIQPNLDSVILAIEDVTEAPYRIDRLLTQWRLSGAFNKVRGIALGRFSRCEPPPNIPSLTIEEVLRDRLGDLNIPIVSDLPFGHDGTNAALPVGIPVQLNADKGILSFEPSIT, encoded by the coding sequence ATGAAAAATTGCCAACTCCCACCATTATTAAAACCAGGAGACTTGCTACGAGTCATTGCACCTAGTGGGGCATTAAGAGAATTAGAAGCATTTCATCAAGGAGTAGAAATTTGGCGAAAGCGTGGCTATCGTATAGAAATCAGTGCTGACATTGATAACCGCTGGGGTTACTTAGCAGGTAAAGATGGCGATCGCCGTATTCAGTTACTCAACGCCTGGAAAGATCCTGCATGTCGGGGTATCCTCTGTGCTAGAGGTGGTTACGGTAGTGCCAGAATTTTGGAAGATTGGACGTGGCAAGTATACGAGTTAGCAAAAAATCAAAAGAAACCCTCATCCCTCACCCCTCATCCCAGACTTCGTCCCGCTGGGCTTCGCCTCGCTTCGCTAACGCTAACACCCCTCACTAAATGGTTAATTGGGTTTTCAGACATTACTGCATTACTGTGGAGTCTTAGTACAGTTGGGATTTCTGGCGTTCATGCGCCTGTACTCACTACCCTAGCTAAAGAACCCGATTGGTCAGTTCAGCGTTTGTTTGATTTAGTTGAAAGTCACACAATAACTTCGCTTACAGGAACAGGCTGGGGAGGTGGTAGTGCGAGTGGTATTTTGTTACCAGCAAATCTTACTGTTGCTACACATTTACTGGGGACACCAATACAACCAAATTTAGATAGTGTCATTCTTGCGATAGAAGATGTTACAGAAGCGCCTTACCGCATCGATCGACTACTCACACAATGGCGCTTAAGCGGTGCGTTTAACAAAGTACGCGGTATTGCATTAGGACGTTTCAGCCGCTGCGAACCACCACCAAATATTCCTAGCTTAACCATCGAAGAAGTATTGCGCGATCGTCTTGGCGATCTTAATATCCCAATTGTTTCCGATCTTCCTTTTGGTCACGATGGTACTAACGCCGCCTTACCTGTAGGAATCCCAGTCCAGCTGAATGCAGACAAAGGGATCTTAAGCTTTGAGCCATCAATAACTTAA
- the hemE gene encoding uroporphyrinogen decarboxylase — protein sequence MTVATQVPYLLRAAYGETLLRPPVWMMRQAGRYMKAYRELREKYPSFRERSEIPEVAIEVSLQPWRAFQPDGVILFSDIVTPLPGLGVDMDIAEGKGPIIASPIRSSAQVDQLRPLEPEESLPFIKTILQALRQEVGNKAAVLGFVGAPWTLAAYMVEGKGSKTYSKIKGMAFADPTVLHQLLTKLADAIATYVRYQIDCGAQVVQMFDSWAGELSPQDYETFALPYQQRVFQQVKQTHPDTPLILLVSGSAGLLERMARSGADMISVDWTVDMADARARLGNMKVQGNLDPGVLFGSKEFIRDRIYDTVRKAGNRGHILNLGHGVLPETPEENVAFFFETAKNLNLRSEER from the coding sequence ATGACCGTTGCTACCCAAGTTCCTTATCTACTAAGAGCAGCATATGGTGAAACGCTCTTACGTCCACCAGTGTGGATGATGCGGCAAGCAGGTCGCTATATGAAAGCTTATCGGGAACTACGGGAGAAATATCCTTCATTTCGCGAACGTTCTGAAATCCCTGAAGTTGCTATTGAAGTTTCCTTGCAACCCTGGAGGGCGTTTCAACCCGATGGAGTGATTTTATTTTCCGATATTGTGACACCCTTACCAGGCTTGGGTGTAGACATGGATATCGCTGAGGGGAAAGGTCCAATTATTGCCTCGCCAATTCGTTCTTCTGCACAAGTCGATCAGTTACGTCCTCTCGAACCTGAAGAATCATTACCATTTATTAAAACAATTTTACAAGCGTTACGCCAAGAAGTTGGTAATAAAGCTGCGGTTTTAGGTTTTGTAGGTGCGCCGTGGACACTCGCTGCATACATGGTAGAAGGTAAAGGTTCTAAAACTTACTCCAAAATTAAAGGAATGGCGTTTGCCGATCCAACAGTGTTGCATCAACTGTTGACTAAATTAGCTGATGCGATCGCAACTTACGTCCGCTATCAAATCGATTGTGGGGCGCAAGTTGTCCAAATGTTTGATTCGTGGGCGGGTGAACTGAGTCCCCAAGACTACGAAACATTCGCTTTACCCTATCAACAGCGCGTCTTCCAACAAGTCAAGCAAACACATCCTGACACGCCCTTAATTTTATTAGTCAGCGGAAGTGCAGGCTTACTAGAGCGCATGGCAAGATCAGGCGCGGATATGATCTCTGTAGATTGGACTGTCGATATGGCAGATGCTAGGGCACGGCTTGGTAACATGAAAGTGCAGGGCAATCTTGACCCTGGTGTTTTATTCGGTTCTAAAGAATTCATTCGCGATCGCATTTACGATACTGTACGCAAAGCCGGAAACCGAGGACATATTCTTAATCTCGGTCACGGTGTCTTACCCGAAACACCCGAAGAAAACGTCGCGTTCTTTTTTGAGACTGCTAAAAATCTCAATTTGAGGAGTGAGGAGCGTTAG
- a CDS encoding four helix bundle protein yields MSINSYQDLKVWQFSMNLAEKVYHLTYQFPKQETYGLSSQIQRAAVSVPSNIAEGHTRDSTKEYLQFLSVALGSLAELETQLILAERLSYLDIQDLQTVLSKTDEISRMIRGLQKALKAKL; encoded by the coding sequence ATGAGTATTAATAGCTATCAAGACCTTAAAGTTTGGCAATTTAGTATGAATTTGGCTGAAAAGGTTTACCATTTAACCTACCAATTTCCCAAGCAAGAGACTTATGGATTATCCAGCCAAATCCAACGTGCTGCTGTGTCGGTTCCATCAAATATAGCTGAAGGACATACAAGAGATTCGACAAAAGAATATCTGCAATTTCTTTCAGTAGCTTTGGGGTCACTAGCTGAATTAGAGACACAGTTAATCCTAGCAGAAAGATTATCTTATCTAGATATACAAGATTTGCAAACTGTCCTTTCAAAAACTGATGAAATTAGTCGCATGATTAGAGGCTTACAAAAAGCTCTCAAAGCCAAACTTTAA
- a CDS encoding NAD(P)-dependent oxidoreductase has protein sequence MYNLAQSNSSLLTPRSSPLAKRILVTGASGCIGHYISEALIQETNHELYLLVRNPQKLQVDTNYRPGIHVLQGDMQNIRTFASLLETIDTAVLAATAWGGADTYDINVVKTQEVLSLLSPECQQVIYFSTASLLDNNGKILPQAGEIGTDYIRSKYDCHHQLSQREIASKTTILFPTLVIGGDANKPYSHLTSGLPEVTKWVDLIRFFQADGSFHFIHGRDIAQVVRYLVDHPPTENKSRSLVLGQAPLTVNQAVEEVCSYFNKKIYFRIPLTLSLANAIIALFRIQMADWDRFCLDYRHFTYRNAVNPATFGLPNYCATLSDVLKISGIPPRKKL, from the coding sequence ATGTATAATTTAGCACAGAGCAATTCCTCGCTCCTCACTCCTCGCTCCTCACCCCTAGCCAAGCGGATTCTAGTTACAGGTGCGAGTGGGTGCATTGGTCATTACATTAGTGAGGCGTTGATTCAGGAAACTAATCACGAGTTGTACTTGTTGGTGAGGAATCCGCAAAAACTGCAAGTTGATACAAACTATCGCCCTGGAATTCATGTATTGCAGGGCGATATGCAAAACATTCGTACCTTTGCTAGTTTACTAGAAACAATTGATACTGCAGTGCTTGCCGCGACCGCTTGGGGGGGTGCAGACACCTACGACATTAATGTAGTTAAAACCCAAGAAGTACTAAGTTTATTGTCTCCAGAATGCCAACAAGTTATTTACTTCTCTACTGCAAGTCTTCTCGATAATAACGGTAAAATACTTCCACAAGCCGGCGAAATTGGTACTGATTATATTCGTTCTAAATACGACTGTCATCATCAATTGAGTCAAAGAGAAATTGCATCCAAAACCACAATCCTTTTTCCAACCTTAGTGATTGGAGGCGATGCTAATAAACCGTATTCTCACCTTACAAGTGGCTTACCAGAAGTCACAAAATGGGTAGATTTAATTCGCTTCTTCCAGGCTGACGGTAGTTTTCACTTCATCCACGGACGCGACATTGCCCAAGTCGTGCGATATTTAGTTGACCATCCGCCTACTGAAAATAAATCACGTTCTCTTGTACTCGGTCAAGCACCACTAACTGTCAACCAAGCCGTCGAAGAAGTGTGTTCTTATTTCAATAAAAAGATTTATTTTCGTATTCCCTTAACTTTATCTTTAGCCAACGCAATTATTGCGTTATTTCGCATTCAAATGGCAGACTGGGATCGCTTTTGTTTAGACTATCGCCACTTCACCTATCGCAATGCCGTAAATCCAGCAACATTTGGTCTACCAAATTACTGTGCAACCCTCAGTGATGTTTTAAAAATCAGTGGTATTCCTCCCCGCAAAAAACTTTAG
- a CDS encoding B12-binding domain-containing radical SAM protein: MRVLLVYPRFPKTFWSYEKILELVNRKVLLPPLGLVTVAAILPQEWEFKLVDRNIRPVTEAEWQWADVVILSAMIVQKDDLLDQIREAKQRGKRVAVGGPYPTSVPQEAEKAGADYLILDEGEITLPMFVEAIAQGKTSGTFRSNDEKPDVTTTPIPRYDLLEFDEYDSMSIQFSRGCPFQCEFCDIIVLYGRKPRTKSPKQLLAELEYLYSLGWRRGVFMVDDNFIGNKRNVKLLLQELKVWQAEHQYPFRFNTEASVDLAQDQELMDLMVECNFDAVFLGIETPDEDSLQLTKKFQNTRSSLIESVQNITRAGLRPIAGFIIGFDGEKAGAGDRIVRFAEKTAIPTTTFAMLQALPNTALWHRLDKEGRLRGKDGNINQTTLMNFIPTRSLEQITREYIESFWQLYDPVKYLDRTYRCFLILGAPKCKAPAKMPSWVDIRALLIVCWRQGIKRNTRWKFWHHLFSIIKNNPEVWDHYLAVCAHNEHFLEYRQIVRDELEAQLAEFLAREAEIQAETKIQQTALAS; this comes from the coding sequence ATGCGAGTTTTACTAGTTTATCCTCGGTTTCCCAAAACGTTTTGGTCATACGAAAAAATTTTAGAATTAGTTAATCGTAAAGTTTTGCTGCCACCTTTAGGTTTAGTTACCGTAGCAGCAATTTTGCCGCAAGAATGGGAGTTTAAACTAGTAGATCGTAATATCCGTCCAGTTACCGAAGCTGAATGGCAATGGGCAGATGTTGTTATTCTTTCGGCGATGATTGTGCAAAAAGACGACCTTCTCGACCAAATTCGCGAAGCAAAACAGCGAGGAAAAAGAGTTGCTGTAGGTGGTCCCTATCCAACTTCGGTTCCTCAAGAAGCCGAAAAAGCTGGTGCAGATTATCTCATATTAGATGAAGGTGAGATCACCTTACCGATGTTTGTCGAAGCGATCGCCCAGGGTAAAACGAGTGGAACTTTTCGTTCAAATGACGAGAAACCTGATGTCACCACAACACCGATTCCCCGTTACGACTTATTAGAATTCGATGAGTATGATTCGATGTCAATTCAATTCTCGCGTGGGTGTCCATTTCAGTGCGAGTTTTGTGACATTATTGTACTTTATGGACGTAAACCACGCACAAAATCCCCAAAACAACTCTTAGCCGAGTTGGAGTATCTCTACAGTTTGGGATGGCGGCGTGGTGTATTTATGGTAGACGACAACTTCATTGGTAATAAACGTAATGTCAAGCTGTTGTTACAAGAATTAAAAGTTTGGCAAGCAGAACATCAGTATCCCTTCCGCTTTAACACCGAAGCATCTGTCGATCTCGCACAAGATCAAGAATTAATGGACTTGATGGTTGAATGCAATTTTGATGCAGTTTTCCTGGGAATTGAAACACCCGATGAAGATAGCTTGCAGCTTACGAAGAAATTTCAAAACACGCGCAGTTCGTTAATCGAGTCGGTACAAAATATCACTCGTGCTGGTTTAAGACCGATCGCCGGATTTATTATTGGTTTTGATGGTGAAAAAGCAGGTGCAGGCGATCGCATTGTCCGTTTTGCCGAAAAAACTGCAATTCCGACGACGACGTTTGCGATGCTACAAGCATTACCAAATACTGCACTATGGCATCGATTAGATAAAGAAGGACGCTTGCGCGGCAAAGATGGCAATATTAACCAGACAACTTTGATGAATTTCATCCCGACGCGATCGCTCGAACAAATCACTAGAGAGTATATCGAGTCATTCTGGCAATTATATGATCCAGTTAAGTATCTAGATCGAACTTATCGCTGTTTTTTAATACTAGGTGCGCCCAAATGCAAAGCCCCAGCTAAAATGCCAAGTTGGGTAGATATCCGTGCATTGCTAATCGTTTGTTGGCGACAAGGTATCAAGCGTAATACGCGTTGGAAGTTCTGGCATCATTTATTCAGCATTATCAAGAATAATCCCGAAGTTTGGGATCATTACCTTGCTGTATGCGCGCATAACGAACATTTTCTCGAATATCGTCAAATCGTCCGCGACGAACTCGAAGCGCAACTTGCTGAGTTTCTCGCTAGAGAAGCAGAAATCCAAGCCGAAACAAAAATTCAACAAACGGCATTAGCGAGTTAA
- a CDS encoding cytochrome b6-f complex subunit PetL, whose protein sequence is MLGVIAYIVMLGAFFALAVGLLFGLRAVKLI, encoded by the coding sequence ATGCTTGGAGTTATCGCTTACATCGTCATGTTGGGTGCTTTTTTTGCCCTTGCTGTTGGTTTACTTTTTGGTTTACGTGCAGTCAAGTTGATCTAG
- the aroB gene encoding 3-dehydroquinate synthase, translating to MHTIRLNLPQEAYDIAIAPGGLAKLGELMSHLHLGKQVLLVSNSVIFQYYGEQAIASLEDAGFNVSSYNLPDGEQYKTLASVEKLYNTALENHLERAATMVALGGGVIGDMTGFAAATWLRGINFVQVPTTLLAMVDAAIGGKTGVNHPQGKNLIGAFHQPKLVLIDPQVLQTLPEREFRAGMAEVIKYGVIWDAELFAQMEKCDRLDQFRYLSENLLQEILVRSCQAKADVVSKDEKEAGLRAILNYGHTIGHAVESLTGYRVVNHGEAVAIGMVAAGQLAVNLGLWEQESQNRQSSLIQKAGLPTKLPDGIDLDAIVDALQTDKKVKAGKVRFVLPTMIGVVKVTDQVSSAQIYQVLQQ from the coding sequence ATGCACACGATTCGGCTAAATTTACCGCAAGAGGCTTACGACATCGCGATCGCACCTGGAGGACTCGCCAAGCTAGGTGAACTGATGTCGCATCTGCATCTAGGAAAGCAGGTTTTACTAGTCTCTAATTCTGTCATTTTCCAGTATTATGGCGAACAGGCGATCGCGTCTTTAGAAGATGCCGGATTTAATGTTAGTAGTTACAACCTACCCGACGGCGAACAATACAAAACACTTGCCTCAGTAGAAAAACTCTACAACACAGCCTTAGAGAACCACCTAGAACGCGCTGCAACAATGGTTGCTTTAGGTGGTGGTGTAATTGGCGATATGACGGGTTTTGCAGCGGCTACGTGGCTGCGCGGTATCAATTTCGTGCAAGTACCTACTACGTTGTTAGCAATGGTTGATGCAGCAATTGGTGGGAAAACTGGGGTAAATCATCCCCAAGGCAAAAATTTAATTGGTGCATTTCATCAACCCAAGTTAGTTTTAATCGATCCGCAGGTACTGCAGACACTACCCGAACGCGAGTTTCGTGCAGGAATGGCGGAAGTTATTAAGTATGGCGTGATTTGGGATGCAGAGTTATTTGCACAGATGGAAAAATGCGATCGCTTGGATCAATTTCGGTATTTAAGCGAAAACTTGTTACAAGAAATTCTCGTGCGATCGTGTCAAGCTAAAGCGGATGTCGTCAGTAAAGATGAAAAAGAAGCTGGGTTACGTGCAATCCTCAATTATGGACACACGATCGGTCATGCAGTAGAAAGTTTAACTGGGTATCGTGTTGTCAATCATGGCGAAGCTGTCGCAATTGGCATGGTAGCTGCTGGACAATTAGCCGTTAATCTAGGTTTGTGGGAACAAGAATCGCAAAATCGTCAGTCATCATTAATTCAAAAAGCAGGGCTACCGACAAAGTTACCTGATGGAATCGATCTTGATGCGATCGTTGATGCGTTGCAAACTGATAAAAAAGTCAAAGCGGGGAAAGTTCGATTTGTATTGCCTACTATGATTGGTGTTGTGAAAGTTACGGATCAAGTATCTTCAGCACAAATTTACCAAGTGTTGCAGCAGTAA
- a CDS encoding glycosyltransferase: protein MSNPLISIIIPTHNRPDLLPRAVESALAQTIDDFEVVVVDDASTEPVQLPEHPRLRLIRLDQSHGGAGARNVGTEAAKGRWITYLDDDDRLLPHMLATSLEALSQTQLPTPVGVISGLEIVNTEGQVISTRLPPPARPRGAHFALEVLEPGYSYNTKQTLVVEREVILQIGGWDKSFRSRVHSELFLRLNPVCSLLGVPIVTYQLYNHQSDRVSRNLVLRQESFQRLVSKHKSLFQAHPRMFAKFVIDHAQRSYQMGQTGAAIAAVLQAIQIEPIYSLKRVTRPFRRQLQQDDSL, encoded by the coding sequence ATGAGCAATCCGCTTATCAGTATAATTATTCCTACGCACAACAGACCCGACTTGCTACCACGCGCTGTTGAAAGTGCTTTAGCACAAACGATAGATGATTTTGAGGTGGTAGTTGTTGATGATGCTTCTACAGAGCCAGTGCAACTACCAGAACATCCTCGCTTGCGATTAATTCGTCTCGATCAGTCACATGGAGGTGCAGGTGCGCGTAACGTAGGTACAGAAGCCGCAAAAGGGCGATGGATTACTTACCTTGATGACGACGATCGCCTACTTCCCCATATGTTAGCTACTTCACTAGAGGCATTATCTCAAACTCAGTTGCCAACTCCTGTAGGTGTAATTTCAGGATTAGAGATAGTAAATACCGAAGGTCAAGTTATAAGTACGCGATTACCACCACCTGCTCGCCCGCGTGGCGCGCACTTTGCACTAGAAGTACTAGAACCTGGTTATTCGTATAACACCAAGCAAACCTTAGTTGTAGAGCGTGAAGTTATTCTCCAGATTGGTGGTTGGGATAAGTCGTTCCGCTCGCGCGTTCACTCGGAACTCTTTTTGCGGCTTAATCCTGTTTGTTCATTACTTGGTGTACCCATTGTAACATATCAACTGTACAACCACCAAAGCGATCGCGTATCGCGAAATCTTGTGTTGCGTCAAGAAAGCTTTCAGCGTTTGGTAAGTAAGCACAAATCTCTCTTTCAAGCTCACCCTAGAATGTTTGCTAAGTTTGTGATCGATCACGCTCAAAGATCTTATCAAATGGGTCAAACAGGTGCAGCAATTGCTGCAGTTTTACAGGCAATACAAATCGAGCCGATTTATTCTCTTAAAAGAGTGACTAGACCATTTCGCAGACAGCTACAACAAGATGATTCACTATAA
- a CDS encoding ABC transporter ATP-binding protein has protein sequence MTTELRHQEIAIQPEDSEVVLSVEGISKKFCRNLRRSLFYGVQDIATELSGGKRTSTKLRSQEFWALRDVSFQLRRGEAVGLVGSNGAGKSTLLRIISGLINPDTGAVKIRGRLAPLIALGAGFNPILTGRENIYANMSILGLSTKEIKAKFEEVVDFAEIWEAIDTPVQNYSSGMAARLGFACAVHTEPDIFLIDEVLSVGDVKFKMKCHRRLAKLRENGTAFVLVSHNSHSILNICNTAIYLAKGQLITVGETEAVVRKYEEDLCLSGMEKATGPLILPKKSPDESFGLDITLVGFKDAQGNILETPMSGEPVNLCVECFAHKYIDSANLGVVVKSLSGENDRVLYFTSASDNESLKITPGNTELQIQMPYCGLIPGVYSAKIYIKSGVCSFDVVESFRFTVQADKTISRSLFYQPRTWKVISK, from the coding sequence ATGACAACTGAATTGAGGCATCAAGAAATTGCAATTCAGCCTGAAGATAGCGAAGTAGTGCTGAGTGTAGAGGGGATTTCTAAAAAGTTTTGTAGAAACTTGAGACGATCTCTATTCTATGGCGTGCAAGATATTGCTACAGAGTTATCAGGAGGAAAGAGAACAAGTACTAAGTTGCGATCGCAAGAATTTTGGGCATTAAGAGATGTGAGTTTTCAACTACGGCGCGGTGAAGCTGTTGGTTTAGTCGGTTCAAATGGAGCGGGAAAAAGTACACTTTTACGTATTATTAGTGGTTTAATTAACCCAGACACAGGAGCAGTAAAAATTAGAGGAAGATTAGCACCACTAATCGCATTAGGTGCAGGCTTTAATCCTATCCTGACAGGAAGAGAAAATATCTATGCGAATATGTCAATTTTGGGTTTGTCTACAAAAGAAATTAAAGCTAAATTTGAGGAAGTGGTAGACTTTGCCGAAATCTGGGAAGCAATTGATACGCCAGTACAAAACTACAGTTCTGGTATGGCAGCACGACTAGGTTTTGCTTGTGCAGTTCACACAGAACCAGATATTTTCCTGATCGATGAAGTGCTGTCTGTAGGGGATGTTAAATTTAAAATGAAATGCCACCGCAGGCTCGCAAAATTGCGCGAGAATGGCACAGCTTTTGTCTTAGTTTCTCACAACTCGCATAGCATTCTTAATATTTGTAACACGGCAATATATTTAGCAAAAGGTCAATTAATTACTGTAGGAGAAACTGAAGCGGTAGTACGCAAATATGAAGAAGATCTCTGTCTCAGTGGTATGGAAAAAGCGACAGGACCACTGATATTGCCTAAGAAGTCTCCAGATGAAAGTTTTGGTTTGGATATTACCTTGGTTGGTTTTAAAGACGCACAAGGAAATATCTTGGAGACTCCAATGTCTGGAGAACCTGTTAATTTATGTGTAGAATGCTTTGCACACAAGTATATTGATAGCGCAAACTTGGGGGTTGTCGTTAAATCTCTATCTGGAGAAAATGATCGAGTACTGTATTTTACCTCTGCAAGCGACAATGAGTCTTTAAAAATTACTCCAGGAAATACTGAGTTACAAATACAAATGCCGTACTGTGGCTTAATACCTGGTGTATACAGCGCAAAAATCTACATCAAAAGCGGCGTATGTTCCTTTGATGTCGTTGAATCTTTCAGATTTACAGTCCAAGCAGACAAAACTATCAGTAGAAGTTTATTCTATCAACCACGAACATGGAAAGTCATCAGTAAGTAG
- a CDS encoding ABC transporter permease, with translation MKNSSPRRIPPEVLYTPHSKLRHPIQLFKQMGRDLLASRELAWRLMVRNITAQYRQSFLGIAWAFLPPIVMAAGFTIASDANVINVGATDLPYPAYVMFSTALWQTFVEALSGPVQAVTVAKPMLARVNFPREAIVLAKVGEVFFNFAIKLLLIVALFLWFQIAVGWTVVLAFVALIHLVMLGTFFGLLLAPLGALYQDVAKGITMITGFWLFLTPVVFPVPREGTFGFLVNLNPVTPLLVTTRELATTGVVSDPYGFWVASLFAFIGLLLAWVAFRVSMPFVIERISS, from the coding sequence TTGAAAAATTCCAGTCCGAGGCGAATACCGCCAGAAGTGCTTTATACGCCCCACAGTAAACTGAGACATCCAATTCAGTTGTTTAAGCAAATGGGGCGAGACTTATTAGCTTCGCGGGAATTAGCTTGGCGATTGATGGTACGCAATATAACTGCACAGTACCGTCAATCTTTTCTTGGCATTGCTTGGGCTTTTTTGCCACCAATTGTCATGGCAGCAGGCTTCACAATAGCAAGTGACGCTAATGTGATCAACGTAGGTGCGACAGATCTACCTTATCCAGCTTATGTAATGTTTAGCACTGCGCTATGGCAAACGTTTGTAGAAGCCTTAAGTGGTCCTGTGCAAGCAGTGACAGTAGCAAAGCCAATGTTGGCGAGAGTCAATTTTCCACGCGAAGCAATCGTTTTAGCGAAGGTAGGGGAAGTATTCTTCAACTTTGCTATTAAACTGTTATTGATTGTAGCCTTGTTTCTTTGGTTTCAGATTGCAGTCGGATGGACAGTAGTTTTAGCGTTTGTAGCACTGATTCATTTAGTGATGCTGGGAACATTCTTTGGTCTACTATTAGCTCCACTAGGTGCTTTGTATCAAGATGTTGCCAAAGGAATAACGATGATTACAGGGTTTTGGCTATTTCTAACACCAGTGGTGTTTCCAGTGCCTAGAGAGGGAACCTTTGGATTCCTTGTCAATCTTAATCCTGTCACTCCACTATTGGTGACAACGCGAGAATTAGCAACAACAGGAGTTGTTTCAGATCCTTATGGATTTTGGGTAGCGAGTCTTTTTGCTTTTATAGGATTACTGTTAGCATGGGTAGCATTCCGTGTATCTATGCCTTTTGTGATTGAAAGGATAAGTTCTTAA